From Scytonema millei VB511283:
CCATCTCCATCCATAACGACAACGACTTTACAGTTTAAGTTGGCTGCAATGTAAGCTAAACCAATAGCGATCGCTCGTTGATGCCCTAAGTTTCTTTTCAGTTCTAAAATCTTGACTCTCTCGATGGCTTTAAAACTAAAAAATTTCAGTTCCGTGGGGGCTGGAGCGATCGAAGCATCGTCTACAATCAAGATATCTGCGCGAATATCTCGGTCTAGAAAAGTTTCATCCAAACTCCAGAGCAACCTTTCCAGTGCCTCCCAATCATTAAACACTGGAATTAGCACGATCGCAGATGGAGAACGATGAAGATCGCTATCGAGCAATGTCATTTTAGTACGAATCCTAAGCTAGACATCTTAGATGAGTAGTTGGCGATCGCGAGTACGATAGATATCCACATCGCACCGAGTTACATATTTGCGTCAGCAGCAAATTTCTGCGTTCATCTTACCACCCCTCAATGACGCAAAACTATATTTAGGGTTCCGCATCAGAATCGGGAGTTGGGAGTCGGGAATTGTTGGGGCGGGTTTTAAGCCAAAATTTTGAGCTGTGGTTGTCAGTCTCTGCGCTAAACCCGCCCGTACGGGAGTCGGGGATTGTTGGGGCGGGTTTTGAGCCAAAATTTCGAGCTGTGGTTGTCAGTCTCTGCGCTAAACCCGCCCGTACGGGAGTCGGGAAAGAGTGTGGGTGTAGGGAAATTTTGAATGCGTGAATGCGTGAATGCGTGAATTTTGAGTTGCTCCCTCAGCTCCCTCAGCTTCCTCAGCTTCCTCTGCCCCTCACTCCTCGCTCCTCACCTCTCACTCCGCTTCAGGCGCTGGTTAATTTCTTGCCAGTTGACGACATTCCACCAAGCCTTGAGGTATTCAGCGCGGCGATTGCGATACTTGAGATAGTAAGCGTGTTCCCATACATCATTTCCCATAATTGGATAGTTACCTTCCATTAGGGGGCTATCTTGGTTAGCAGTACTGGTAACTTGAAATTTACCGTCAGGAGTCCGCACTAGCCAAGCCCAACCGCTACCAAACCGTTTTTCTCCCGCTTGATTAAATTGCTGTTGAAAGTTGGCAAAGCTACCAAAGTTTTTCTTGATAACAGAGGCAATTTCTCCAGTTGGTTCTCCGCCACCTTTGGGACTCATAATTTCCCAAAACATACTATGATTGACATGACCACCGCCATTGTTACGGATTGTCATGCGAATATCTTGTGGTAAGCTGTCGAGTTTTTGAATCAGCTGTTCGGCAGTTTGACCTTTGAGTTTTGGGTATTTGGCGATCGCTGCATTTAAATTTTTTACATATGTCGCGTGATGCCTATCATGGTGGATTCGCATCGTCTGCGCGTCAATATGCGGTTCTAATGCTTTGTAGTCGTAGGGCAAAGGTGGTAATTTAAAGTCTCCACTAGGACTTGGAGTTTGCGCCCAAGCTAAATTGGACGAAGTATAAGTTTCTATAGCATAAGCACCAGCAGTTCCTCCTAGTAAAAACAATAAATTACGACGCTTGATAGACATAAGTACTTACCTTTACTGAGTTCATCAAATTTGTTACAGGAATTTTCTGTGAATTGGTAGTTGGTAGTTGGTGGTTGGGATTACCTTGTTTTTCAGGTCTCAACAATTAATTTTTGCTGCAACAGTTTTCATATTCTCAGGTTTAAGGTCATTGTGCCTATCTTATTTCGCTAACCCTTGTACGGGCAGGTGTAGCTGAATTATCTGTCTGTCGGAAAGTCTGTTAGGTGAAACCGCCTCTACAATTCCCTCACCCCTCACCCCTCACTCCTAATCTTGCGATAGCCGCTTGACTTCTGCACCACTTAATAGTTTGTGTGCTTCGGCGAGGATAGCGGGAATTTTATCGGCGTGGGGGCTGTTGGCAAGGCACGATCGCAAATCTAATCGCTCGATCTGCTTGGCTTGATTACCAGGAAACCAATGACCACCATTGCCGAGGAGATTGTACCGCATTTTGGCATATTCTGTGAGGTCGTAGGCGATCGCCAAGTTTCTCAACCATAAAATCGTCGGAATATTGACGTTACCTGGGGTTTCGTCGTATTTGGGTAAACCAATCTGCCAAGTTTTTACCCAATCTTCCCCTAAGCTGTCGCAAGCTGCTTGCTCTAATCGCGCCAAAATCGGTGGTAACATCTCATCTGCCCGATCGAGATATTCTAAAGTTTTGAGGTGTTCGTCAAAATCCTGCGTTTTGGCAGCCCCTAAACTGAGAGTATGCACCTGAGAATGACTCAGACAAAATAAGTCGTTGAACACCATCGGACTGAGGGGAGAACAGAGTTCTACTAACTTTTGAGGTGGCTTGTAAAGCATTCCCCCCTTGTCGGAGGGGCTAATGATAAATACGCCCATATCGTGGCGATTGGCAGCTGCAACTGCCTCCCAGTTGACTTGGTTGATATAGTACCAGTGGAGATTAACGTAGTCGAATTCGTTTGTGGCGATCGCCCGTGTAATAATTTCAGTTGCACCGTGGGTAGAAAAGCCGATAAATCTCACCTTACCTTGAGCTTGCCACTGCCGTGCTAATTCCAAACATCCACCAGGACGAATAGTTTGATGTAGAGTTTCAGCATTGTTAATGCCGTGAATGCCTAGTAAATCGATGTAATCTAGGCGAAGATTGCGTAAAGACTGTTCAAATTTCTGGCGAAACTCTTGAGGGTTTTGGCTGGGATTAACTTTAGTTTGGACGATGAGGCGATCGCGATCGCATTTTGGTAGAATCCGTCCTAGTTGCACTTCCGAAGTGCCGTAACCCCTAGCTGTCTCAATGTGATTGATGCCTAGTTCAATTGCCCTCCGAATTGTAGCTTCTAAGTTACCCTGATTGTGCTGCGGAATCGTCCAAGCAGGGACATCTTGCCATTTAAACTGATAGCGCATACCACCACAGGAAAATACGGGCATGGGTATTTCTGTGCGTCCAAATCGTCGGTATTGCATAACTAGGAGTGAGGAGTGAGGAGTGAGGGGTAAGGGGAGGATAAGGGAGACAAGGGGGACAAGGAAGCAAGACTACTAATTCCACTGCAATCAAGCTTTTAGACGCGGAAGACAAGGAAGTAGTTGATTTTGACTTTTGACTTTTAGCTTTTGACTTTTCCCAACTCCTAACCTCTAACCCTTAACCCTGCACTACATTTGTCTTACCACGGGTTGACCGTCTTGAACTTCGCCAATCAGGACGAGATCGGTACAGTTGACAAAAATGCCGTTTTCCAGTACGCCAGGGATGTTGTTGAGGGTTCTTTCTAATTCAGCGGGGTTATCGATCGCGTCAAACCTCACATCAATCACCATGTTACCTTGGTCGGTGATTACGGGTCCGGCTTTTTTTACGCCCATGCGTAGTTCGGGTTTGCCACCTAGCTTTTCAATCGCCCGCATCACGGGTGAAATTGCCATTGGAATGACTTCTACTGGGACTGCAAATACAGAACCCAATCGGTCTACCAGCTTACCGCTATCGACAACAACGATAAATTGTTGTGCTAGGTAGTCTACAACCTTTTCGCGGGTATGGGCAGCACCACCACCTTTAATTAAATTTTTCTGGGGATCGACTTCATCCGCACCATCAATTGCCAAGTCAATATGGTCTATAGCGTCTAGAGTAGTGAGAGGAATGCCATATTGTTTAGATAGGACTTCGGCTTGAAACGAAGTAGGAATACCAACAATATCTTTGAGGTCGCCAGATTTGAGGCGATCGCCGATATATTGAATTGCATAGGCTGTAGTAGAACCCGTGCCGAGTCCGACAATTGTACCAGACTTTACCAGGGCAGCGGCGGCTTTGCCGACTTCCTGTTTCATCGCTTTTACTGGATCTGCTGCTGCGGTCATGCTCAAAACTCAATTTCAAAACTCAATCTTCTGCCGCGATTAGTATATAGCGCTACGGGACGTTGAGAAAGAGGGAGTCGTTGTAGGGGCGGGTTTAGCAACAGACCCACCGTCGAAGCGCGCCATCTGGACTCAAAACCCGCCCGTACCGGAGTCGTAAGTCGTAAGTTGGGGACAAGGGAGTGATAAGTAGGAAATCTGGAGACATGGAATTTATATTTACACAAGCTGAGTCTATTAGTGCTGGGTTGAAACTCATAAGATATTTGAAAACCTGTGTAGGCAAGATTTGTCTGTGTAATGGTGACTTTAACCGCCTGTTTAGGCAGGTAGTTTTAGTTGGCGCGATCGCATTTTTGAGTCTACTATCGTTCGCAACTCCAGCACTAGCGGCAAAAGATCGATTATTTCTCGACCTCTCGCTGGATTATCTAGGAGAATATCAACTGCCAACCACGAATATTTCTGACGCACCATTAGCAGGTTTTTCAGCAATTACTTATGACAAACGACGCGATCGCTTTTATGCTATTTCTGGCAATGAAATACTGACTCTCAAGGTAACTTTTAACCCCGATATTGAAGATATAAAAATTCAAAATATCGAGCTTGAATCTGTAGCTTCACTTCTCGATAAAGATGGCAAGCTGTATGATTCAAATACCTTTTTTGCTAAGGGAGTTGCTCTAACACCACAGCAGACTGTATATATTTCCGGTTCTCAGATAAGTGGAGAGCGATCGCTTCCTTTTATCCGAGAATTCGCTCTAAAAACTGGACAGATGCTGCAAAGCCTGACTCTTCCCAAGCGATATATTCCTGAGATCGTACAGGAAAAAGGGCAAAATCAGAATACTCAAACTATTCAAGACGATATAACATTTGCAGCTTTAGCTTTTAACGCGACTGGTACTGTTCCAACAAGTGGAGAACCAGTGAATTTATTTACTGCTACTGAGTCAACACTAGTACAAGACCGAGATGTGTCTAATTCTAGACCTAATTCTAAACAGGGTAAAGCTCGGCTACTACATTATTTAATTGGCTACGGGACACCAATGCTACTAGCAGAATATGCTTATCCTCTTGATGCCGCACTTGAAGAGTTATTATCAGTTGAAGGCGTTCATTTTCTCAGTTTAGAACTACAGCCGGAAACAAAAACTGGAAAGATTTATCAAATTGTTACTAGCGGCGCAACCGATACATCAAAAGTTGAAAGTCTAAAAGGTAAAATTAAAGGAGTACGAGAAATTAAGAAAAAGTTAGTTTTAGACTTGCAAGAGGTGGGAGTTGCATTAGGAAATCCACTAGGGATGACTTTTGGTTGTCGCTTAGCTGATGGCACGAAAAGTTTAATAGTTATGAGTAATGACCAACAAAAACCCGAGTTTCTGCTTTTTCGCTTGCGCTAAGATTGATAGCGTATTTCTCCGTTCGCATTCAAATACTTGTTAGGCTGCGCTAAGGACGATCGTTTGGATTCTCTACAACTAATCCCTCGCTTAAAGCTGCAACGTTTAACTCTTTATCTGCCGATACAAAAATTATAGAAGGCAAGTTATTGGCAATACAAAGCTCATTTACTGCACAACCTGCTGCTAACTGAATTGCATCGTAGCCTCGTAAACCATGTGTTTCAGCAAATTTCATGCCAGCATCAATTATGCTGTCTGCAATCTCAATGATTTGATACTCTGTCTGCAAATCGCTCTTCACTTGACTGCATACTGCTTTTGCATCGGTAGCACTGATACTTCCGCCACGCGCCCGTCGTGTAACCGCAGCAACAATTTCAACTCCTGAAATGGCTGCAACGAAAACTTCATTGTTGAAAACAGGATTAAATAACTCTAAAATCCATGCGGAACCGATTTCACTGATATATCGTTTCACCAAAGCACTGCTATCTAGAAAATGAACTGCCATCTAGCGGCGTTCCTCAACGATCGTATTAGAAATTGGTTCACCCTTAACTTGGATAAGTTTCCGCTCTTTCAATTGGTAAGAACTTTGCTTAATTTGTCGTACTAATCCAGAATTCACCAATGCTTGATGGAATGCAGCTTGTTTCGCTGCTGCTTCATTATCGATCAGACGATTTTGAACGGCGCGATGAAGCTGTTGCAGTTCTTCTAGATTGAGAAACTGGAGTTTATCAAGCATTTGGCTCAGAATTGTTTGAGACATTTAGTATTCATCAGGGACTTAGAATTACTCTGCTATCTATTTTACACGGCTGAGTATTGGAGTCTTAAACACACAACGCCCAAAAGTACCTTTACAAATAGCAAAAAGCTGCTCAACGGATTGGGTTTCAGCGGTGGTAGGAGTTTTCGAGTCATCACTAGAGTATTGAAACCATCCGCTACAAGCCCTGGTTAAGCTTTACTGCGCCAAAATAGTTTTAGCTTTTTGACAAAATTCAGAAATCGGCATATCCAAACCACCATTTTCTAATAACTCAGTTAGCTTTTCTTGTGACTGCATAGTATGAAATGTTCCTTTTCCGATCTGTCTAGTTCTAGTTGACATTCCCGATCGTATATTTGGCCATTCAGAGGCAAAAAGTTCCGTACATTCATTAACTATTTGGTCAAAGGATGACTGAAGAGTTATTGGTTCACGAA
This genomic window contains:
- a CDS encoding superoxide dismutase encodes the protein MSIKRRNLLFLLGGTAGAYAIETYTSSNLAWAQTPSPSGDFKLPPLPYDYKALEPHIDAQTMRIHHDRHHATYVKNLNAAIAKYPKLKGQTAEQLIQKLDSLPQDIRMTIRNNGGGHVNHSMFWEIMSPKGGGEPTGEIASVIKKNFGSFANFQQQFNQAGEKRFGSGWAWLVRTPDGKFQVTSTANQDSPLMEGNYPIMGNDVWEHAYYLKYRNRRAEYLKAWWNVVNWQEINQRLKRSER
- a CDS encoding aldo/keto reductase codes for the protein MQYRRFGRTEIPMPVFSCGGMRYQFKWQDVPAWTIPQHNQGNLEATIRRAIELGINHIETARGYGTSEVQLGRILPKCDRDRLIVQTKVNPSQNPQEFRQKFEQSLRNLRLDYIDLLGIHGINNAETLHQTIRPGGCLELARQWQAQGKVRFIGFSTHGATEIITRAIATNEFDYVNLHWYYINQVNWEAVAAANRHDMGVFIISPSDKGGMLYKPPQKLVELCSPLSPMVFNDLFCLSHSQVHTLSLGAAKTQDFDEHLKTLEYLDRADEMLPPILARLEQAACDSLGEDWVKTWQIGLPKYDETPGNVNIPTILWLRNLAIAYDLTEYAKMRYNLLGNGGHWFPGNQAKQIERLDLRSCLANSPHADKIPAILAEAHKLLSGAEVKRLSQD
- the rpiA gene encoding ribose-5-phosphate isomerase RpiA; the protein is MTAAADPVKAMKQEVGKAAAALVKSGTIVGLGTGSTTAYAIQYIGDRLKSGDLKDIVGIPTSFQAEVLSKQYGIPLTTLDAIDHIDLAIDGADEVDPQKNLIKGGGAAHTREKVVDYLAQQFIVVVDSGKLVDRLGSVFAVPVEVIPMAISPVMRAIEKLGGKPELRMGVKKAGPVITDQGNMVIDVRFDAIDNPAELERTLNNIPGVLENGIFVNCTDLVLIGEVQDGQPVVRQM
- a CDS encoding esterase-like activity of phytase family protein, with translation MEFIFTQAESISAGLKLIRYLKTCVGKICLCNGDFNRLFRQVVLVGAIAFLSLLSFATPALAAKDRLFLDLSLDYLGEYQLPTTNISDAPLAGFSAITYDKRRDRFYAISGNEILTLKVTFNPDIEDIKIQNIELESVASLLDKDGKLYDSNTFFAKGVALTPQQTVYISGSQISGERSLPFIREFALKTGQMLQSLTLPKRYIPEIVQEKGQNQNTQTIQDDITFAALAFNATGTVPTSGEPVNLFTATESTLVQDRDVSNSRPNSKQGKARLLHYLIGYGTPMLLAEYAYPLDAALEELLSVEGVHFLSLELQPETKTGKIYQIVTSGATDTSKVESLKGKIKGVREIKKKLVLDLQEVGVALGNPLGMTFGCRLADGTKSLIVMSNDQQKPEFLLFRLR
- a CDS encoding type II toxin-antitoxin system VapC family toxin produces the protein MAVHFLDSSALVKRYISEIGSAWILELFNPVFNNEVFVAAISGVEIVAAVTRRARGGSISATDAKAVCSQVKSDLQTEYQIIEIADSIIDAGMKFAETHGLRGYDAIQLAAGCAVNELCIANNLPSIIFVSADKELNVAALSEGLVVENPNDRP